The following proteins are encoded in a genomic region of Streptomyces sp. NBC_01723:
- a CDS encoding LPFR motif small protein — MFRAIADVLRQIGGAVATVVTLPFRAVARLFGGASSSARGRKA; from the coding sequence GTGTTCCGTGCCATCGCAGACGTGCTGCGCCAGATCGGTGGCGCAGTCGCCACCGTGGTGACGCTTCCCTTCCGGGCCGTGGCCCGGCTCTTCGGCGGGGCGTCGTCCTCCGCCCGCGGCCGCAAGGCCTGA
- a CDS encoding GlxA family transcriptional regulator: protein MAQRTVLVVLFDQVQSLDVTGPVEVFAGAERHTPGTYRISTASLDGAPVRTSSGLTVVPDRSLADVPDPDTLVVPGGQGTRSPDPRLTDWLRAHGPHVRRLVSVCTGAALLAGAGLLDGRRATTHWAYCDRLAREHPAVQVDPDPIYVRDGHVATSAGVTSGIDLALALVEEDLGRDTALTIARHLVVFLRRPGNQAQFSAQLAAQTARREPLRELQQWITEHPGSDLGVETLAARAGLSPRHFARAFRAETGTTPGRYVDRIRLEHARRLLEDTGDGVEQVSRASGYGTPEAMRRAFVKALGTSPAEYRRRFRPAPAR, encoded by the coding sequence ATGGCGCAGCGAACCGTCCTCGTCGTCCTCTTCGACCAGGTCCAGAGCCTCGATGTCACCGGCCCCGTGGAGGTCTTCGCGGGCGCCGAGCGGCACACCCCGGGGACGTACCGCATCAGCACCGCCTCACTGGACGGCGCCCCCGTGCGCACGTCCAGCGGTCTGACCGTCGTACCGGACCGGTCGCTCGCCGACGTGCCGGACCCGGACACCCTGGTCGTGCCGGGCGGGCAGGGCACCCGGAGTCCCGACCCCCGCCTGACCGACTGGCTGCGCGCACACGGACCGCACGTCCGGCGCCTGGTCTCCGTCTGCACCGGGGCGGCCCTGCTCGCCGGGGCGGGCCTCCTGGACGGCCGCCGCGCCACCACCCACTGGGCCTACTGCGACCGGCTCGCCCGCGAGCACCCGGCGGTGCAGGTCGACCCCGACCCGATCTACGTCCGCGACGGCCACGTCGCCACGTCCGCCGGCGTCACCTCCGGCATCGACCTCGCCCTCGCCCTGGTGGAGGAGGACCTGGGCCGGGACACCGCCCTGACCATCGCCCGCCACCTGGTGGTGTTCCTGCGCCGCCCCGGCAACCAGGCCCAGTTCAGCGCCCAGCTCGCCGCCCAGACCGCGCGCCGGGAGCCGCTGCGGGAACTCCAGCAGTGGATCACCGAACACCCCGGCTCCGATCTGGGCGTGGAGACCCTCGCCGCCCGGGCCGGCCTCTCGCCGCGCCACTTCGCCCGCGCCTTCCGGGCGGAGACCGGTACGACGCCCGGCCGCTACGTCGACCGCATCCGGCTGGAACACGCCCGCCGGCTCCTGGAGGACACCGGCGACGGAGTCGAGCAGGTCTCCCGGGCCAGCGGCTACGGCACCCCCGAGGCCATGCGCCGTGCCTTCGTCAAGGCACTCGGCACCTCCCCGGCGGAGTACCGCCGCCGTTTCCGTCCCGCGCCGGCCCGCTGA
- a CDS encoding enoyl-CoA hydratase/isomerase family protein has translation MEPQLLHGVADSVATVVVHHPAKRNAMTAAMWRALPPLLDDLAADPAVRVLVLTGEGGTFCAGADISTLRESPERAQRLAVLAEEALAAFPKPTLAAVRGHCVGGGAQLAAACDLRFAEESALFGVTPAKLGVVYPASATRRLVALTGPAAAKYLLFSGELIDAARALRTGLVDEVLPEGELDKRVAEFTRVLASRSLLTQAAAKEFANGRTDRDAHWAEQARGSGDTAEGVAAFLERRPPRFGWNGPTSG, from the coding sequence ATGGAGCCGCAGCTGCTGCACGGGGTCGCCGACTCGGTCGCCACCGTCGTCGTCCACCACCCGGCCAAGCGCAACGCCATGACGGCCGCGATGTGGCGCGCGCTGCCGCCGCTGCTGGACGACTTGGCCGCGGATCCGGCGGTACGGGTGCTGGTGCTCACCGGTGAGGGCGGGACGTTCTGCGCGGGCGCCGACATCTCGACGCTGCGGGAGTCGCCGGAGCGGGCGCAGCGGCTGGCGGTGCTCGCCGAGGAGGCGCTCGCCGCGTTCCCCAAGCCGACGCTCGCGGCGGTCCGCGGTCACTGCGTCGGCGGCGGGGCCCAGTTGGCGGCCGCCTGCGACCTGCGCTTCGCCGAGGAGTCGGCGCTGTTCGGGGTGACCCCGGCCAAGCTCGGCGTGGTGTATCCGGCGTCCGCGACCCGGCGGCTGGTCGCGCTGACGGGTCCGGCGGCCGCGAAGTACCTGCTGTTCAGCGGGGAGTTGATCGACGCGGCGCGGGCCCTGCGCACCGGCCTGGTCGACGAGGTGCTGCCGGAGGGCGAGCTGGACAAGCGGGTCGCGGAGTTCACCCGCGTTCTGGCGTCCCGCTCGCTGCTGACGCAGGCCGCGGCGAAGGAGTTCGCGAACGGGCGCACGGACCGGGACGCCCACTGGGCCGAGCAGGCACGCGGCAGCGGCGACACCGCCGAGGGGGTCGCCGCCTTCCTGGAGCGCCGGCCGCCGCGGTTCGGCTGGAACGGGCCTACGTCAGGGTGA
- a CDS encoding SCO6745 family protein translates to MTTAAVDTRAARRCHNTLNSLHSTHYFSPDTGRELAALGVTDPRAVNFAVRAAALGAAGAGAVTAAFYNYKYELVARHVPAVWEKVTPEQALAARSRAVDATLRRLLGEPVLASAEMAEAAELALRAAEGCSRGGRPLYSAHADLPVPDAPHLAFWHAATLLREYRGDGHLAALLAADLDGLEALVTHTATGRGMAPKWVLSTRGWTQEEWDAARERLRGRGLIDDAGELTERGAELRDEIERETDRLDTAPYAHLGAEGVARLTELATPFARAALGAGAYPADLFGKG, encoded by the coding sequence ATGACAACTGCCGCCGTCGACACCCGCGCCGCACGCCGCTGCCACAACACGCTCAACTCGCTGCACTCGACGCACTACTTCTCGCCCGACACGGGCCGGGAACTGGCCGCCCTCGGGGTCACCGACCCACGGGCCGTCAACTTCGCGGTGCGCGCCGCCGCGCTGGGCGCGGCCGGGGCCGGCGCGGTGACGGCCGCCTTCTACAACTACAAGTACGAGCTGGTCGCCCGGCACGTGCCCGCCGTCTGGGAGAAGGTCACGCCGGAGCAGGCCCTGGCGGCCCGCTCGCGTGCCGTCGACGCGACCCTGCGCCGCCTGCTGGGCGAGCCGGTCCTGGCCTCGGCGGAGATGGCGGAGGCGGCCGAGTTGGCCCTGCGTGCCGCCGAGGGCTGCTCGCGCGGCGGCCGTCCGCTCTACTCGGCGCACGCGGACCTGCCGGTGCCCGACGCGCCGCACCTGGCGTTCTGGCACGCGGCGACCCTGCTGCGCGAGTACCGGGGCGACGGCCACCTCGCCGCGCTGCTGGCCGCGGACCTGGACGGTCTGGAGGCGCTGGTGACGCACACCGCGACCGGCCGCGGCATGGCCCCGAAGTGGGTCCTGTCCACCCGGGGCTGGACCCAGGAGGAGTGGGACGCGGCGAGGGAACGGCTGCGCGGGCGCGGGCTGATCGACGACGCCGGCGAGCTGACCGAACGGGGAGCGGAGCTGCGCGACGAGATCGAGCGGGAGACGGACCGGCTCGACACCGCGCCCTACGCGCACCTGGGCGCGGAGGGCGTGGCACGTCTGACGGAACTCGCAACGCCCTTCGCGCGCGCGGCACTCGGCGCGGGTGCCTACCCCGCGGATCTCTTCGGCAAGGGCTGA
- a CDS encoding DJ-1/PfpI family protein: MQIAIVLFDRFTALDAVGPYETLGRLPDAETVFVAERTGPVRTDTGTLALTADRTLADVPSPDIVVVPGGPGQTPQMENETLLDWLRTADATSTWTTSVCTGSLLLAAAGLLRGRRATSHWLALDHLGRFGAEATGERVVTDGKYVTAAGVSSGIDMGLTLLGRIAGDDHARAVQLLTEYDPQPPYDAGSPQKAPAHLVEEFRGRSRFTLT; encoded by the coding sequence GTGCAGATCGCCATCGTCCTCTTCGACCGCTTCACCGCCCTGGACGCCGTGGGCCCGTACGAGACCCTGGGCCGCCTCCCCGACGCGGAGACCGTCTTCGTCGCCGAACGGACCGGCCCCGTCCGCACCGACACCGGCACCCTCGCGCTGACCGCCGACCGCACCCTGGCCGACGTACCGAGCCCCGATATCGTCGTCGTCCCCGGCGGCCCCGGGCAGACCCCGCAGATGGAGAACGAGACCCTCCTGGACTGGCTGCGCACCGCCGACGCCACCAGCACCTGGACCACGTCCGTGTGCACCGGCTCCCTGCTGCTGGCCGCCGCCGGGCTGCTGCGCGGACGCCGCGCCACCTCGCACTGGCTGGCCCTGGACCACCTCGGCCGCTTCGGTGCCGAGGCGACCGGGGAGCGGGTGGTCACCGACGGCAAGTACGTCACCGCGGCCGGCGTCTCCTCCGGCATCGACATGGGCCTGACGCTGCTCGGCCGGATCGCCGGCGACGACCACGCGCGCGCGGTCCAGCTGCTGACCGAGTACGACCCCCAGCCGCCCTACGACGCCGGGTCGCCGCAGAAGGCGCCCGCGCACCTCGTCGAGGAGTTCCGCGGCCGGAGCCGGTTCACCCTGACGTAG
- the idi gene encoding isopentenyl-diphosphate Delta-isomerase, producing the protein MPITPATATHSSSNGTADAILLELVDENGVTIGTAEKLSAHQPPGQLHRAFSVFLFDERGRLLIQQRALGKYHSPGVWSNTCCGHPYPGEAPFAAAARRTYEELGVSPSLLAEAGTVRYNHPDPASGLVEQEYNHLFVGLVQAELRPDPEEVAETAFVSPAELSERHGRDTFSAWFMTVLDAARPAVRELTGPSAGW; encoded by the coding sequence ATGCCGATCACTCCTGCCACCGCGACGCACAGTTCGTCGAACGGCACCGCAGACGCGATTTTGCTGGAACTGGTCGACGAGAACGGCGTGACGATCGGCACCGCGGAGAAGCTCTCCGCGCACCAGCCACCTGGGCAGCTGCACCGCGCCTTCTCCGTGTTCCTCTTCGACGAGCGGGGCCGGCTGCTGATCCAGCAGCGCGCGCTCGGCAAGTACCACTCCCCCGGTGTGTGGTCCAACACGTGCTGCGGTCACCCCTATCCGGGAGAGGCGCCGTTCGCGGCGGCGGCCCGGCGGACGTACGAGGAGCTGGGCGTCTCGCCGTCCCTGCTCGCGGAGGCCGGCACGGTGCGCTACAACCACCCCGACCCCGCCTCCGGGCTGGTCGAGCAGGAGTACAACCACCTCTTCGTCGGCCTGGTCCAGGCGGAGCTGCGGCCCGACCCCGAGGAGGTCGCCGAGACGGCCTTCGTCTCGCCGGCCGAGCTGTCCGAGCGGCACGGACGGGACACCTTCTCGGCGTGGTTCATGACCGTGCTGGACGCCGCCCGCCCGGCCGTCCGCGAGCTGACGGGCCCGTCGGCCGGCTGGTGA
- a CDS encoding ATP-binding protein, whose translation MDETGPAGPLPYEGVWRFTAPAVDASVPQARHAVRDLLVRQGVPVSDDVTQALLLIVSELVTNAVRHAAVLSPVLAVEVAVGPDWVRVAVEDDHPYRPTALETDHGRTGGRGLLLVRELTRESGGACDVVHTTTGGKVIWAALPLKHPLP comes from the coding sequence ATGGACGAGACCGGGCCCGCCGGGCCGCTGCCGTACGAAGGGGTCTGGCGGTTCACCGCCCCCGCGGTGGACGCCTCCGTGCCGCAGGCCCGGCACGCCGTGCGGGACCTTCTGGTGCGCCAGGGCGTGCCGGTCTCCGACGACGTGACCCAGGCGCTGCTGCTGATCGTCTCGGAGCTGGTCACGAACGCGGTCCGGCACGCGGCGGTGCTGTCCCCGGTGCTCGCCGTCGAGGTCGCCGTCGGGCCCGACTGGGTGCGGGTCGCCGTGGAGGACGACCACCCCTACCGCCCGACCGCCCTGGAGACCGACCACGGGCGGACGGGCGGGCGCGGGCTGCTGCTGGTCCGCGAGCTGACCCGGGAGTCGGGCGGAGCCTGCGACGTGGTCCACACGACGACCGGCGGCAAGGTGATCTGGGCCGCGCTGCCGCTCAAGCACCCCCTGCCGTAG